The Nicotiana sylvestris chromosome 6, ASM39365v2, whole genome shotgun sequence genomic sequence GCGCCTTAGGGCTATCTTCACTCTAAGTTCAAATAAAGTTTTTAGGCCTCCCGAGCtcgagcaaactctcactcggggactgtctGTGAAAGTCCaagggctatctttattctcaTATGCTCGAGCAAATTCTCCCTTGAGGACTATCAACGGGGCCTAAAAGGCTAAATTTCGTTCCAAAATTCAAAGCCCCATTCTCACTCAATTTGAAGTTAGGGGTCACGATGACCTAAGTTTGTATCAATTCAATCCGGACTCAGTTCGAGGAACGACAAAGGGTTTCTAGAAATATCATATTAACCAATCAAGAACCAAGGGAATACCTAAGCCCAGGTCTGGTATTCAGACCAATCGGCAAAATCACATGCTCAGATTCTTTACAAACGCAGACAAAAGGAAATCTAGCCCAAATCaaagacaaattgaagaaacatttttgtattaataaactatgattacaaaagcccacgaggggtccttacgcagaaacaaagaagcaaaaaataatAGCTAAAAGTCTAATCTATTCTCGGAGGTATCATCGGAAGTAATATATGCGAGAACCATTTCCTCTGGGACCCCATTTAGGTCTTTCAAATGACATCTTCGAGAACCTCGTCCAAAGTAGAAAATagatgaagaagcagaaaaaagaagcagaaaaagatgaggAAGAGGCTGCAGCctatcaaagagcaaaagcttttGATAGGCAAGGAAAATTGTGGCTTGGTGAAAATTTGGCGAGTACGGGTCTTGCCAGCACTACTATTGGGAAGCCACTTATTGAGACATTACACTAGTATGGGATGCAAAGGTTACTATATGgcaccacctcactccatggaaagcaaaatGAGAGAAGCGCCATACTAGGTTAAAGTTAAGGGAGATGAGCAGCAGTTCATGGTCCACATGTCCTCTAATACGAGGATAATTCAAAGCGCCCCTCTCATTATTCCAGgccaacaatagcaacaacaacaacaaaccaataTGATCCCACTCAGTGGGGAAAGGTTCTGAAAATGAGCCATGGCATAACTGGCGAGGCCGCTGCCGTGCGACCTTAAGGTCACAGGCTTGGAACATGGAAAATAGAGTTGGAAgaggatgaagagaagaaaagagtTAAAGGCTGTTGAAGAATGACTGGATGGAGTTTGGATTCAAGAAAgcttccatttatagaaaggcGGTAGCATAATCGACGACGCGATCAATGCCTTTGGGAAACGTATCGGCGGGCACAAATAATGCATTTTGGGAAATGGATCGGCAGTGATATTATCGCTTTTTGGAAAATAAACCGGCGCTATATTGAATGCTTCTGGAAAGACAAACTAATGGGATATATCAATTATCACAAAAGCTTACGTCATAAGCATGATGACATCACGAGGGGACCGAGGAGATCGACGTCAAAATCGTTTATTATCATTtaactctaagaaacgcggggactatctgtatacagtaaaattagagggtccaattttatgatcattatggTGCTTCATGAGACCGTCCCCTAAAACCTCGAGGCCCAGCTCGAGGTTCGACCCCGAGGGTTCTTAATGATCGACCTCGAGGTAGTGCACATCGAAGGCTATGATGGACAAATgagaagttcccaaggcacacgattaaagctgaccaagtctattaggctaaTTCAAGTTCATAccatggcattaaatggctgtaccagccTCAAATCCTTGTGGTAAATGCgtctgtactatgttgggattccccctcctatataaaggggacccttgttatttaTTGCACATATGATACTATgcacaacattcaatacaagaacattctcttctctctaacacattctctcttgattctattatttatatttattgcttacatttatcgTGTTCTATtaattattcttcatttattgctcattattgatcataaagatctTTGTCAAAGCTCTCAAAACTCTTAGTCCTTCATCGACTGTCCACAACTCAGTCAGTACCTAgcttgacctcgaggccccgtataacctagctcgaggccccgattctcagccaCTCGGTTTGCTCAAACATACTGCTTTCgagttcttatcttattttctagtcaCATACTTAGCATCTactacctaacaactagcataaaattagatcacgtatttttagaaccacaaaatcaaatttagttgtaattaccattttcaaggtaaacaatgcTCGCTCACATCATGTTCCTCCCTTCTCGAAGTTTCTCTCTTATTCTTTTTCTCGGCTTTCATCTGgcctttcttcttcttatcaacATCATTCTTCAGCTGCTCCACACTTTCTTTTTCAAGTATTACATCTTTTTGTTTCAGGGTGGGATCTTTCAACACTTGCCCACTTCTCAAGGTTACAACATTCACTATTTCCTTGGGGTTTCTCTCAGTATCAGCGGGAAGAGTTCCTGGAACTCTCTCAGATAATATTTTTGCAATCTGTCCTACTTCCTTCTCTATATTTCGAATTGCTACCCCTTATACTCCAAATCTTTCATCAGTTTTCACAATAAAGGCCGTCACTAAATCTTCAAGACCAGGCTGATTGGGCTGCTGAGGATGAAACTGCGACCTCTGCTAATTCATAAAGCCCGGAGCTCCTTGTACCTGAAATTTAGGGTTGTTTTATTACCATGCATTTGAGTACCCCTAGGTGATCTCCATGAAAAACCAGGGTGCTTCTAACCTATTGCATTAAAATTATAATTTTCCACAGCATTAACTTCCTCAGTTGAGGCTTGATACTCATAAGTAGGGTGTCCTCTTCCACATATATCACAAGCTGCGTGAGGCTTACTTTGTACTGTAGCTAAGGTCAGCTTCTATATTTCTTTTGCCTTAGGTGAGGAGAAATATTTATCAAGGAATTTTCTATTCATCTCATCCTATGTTCTAATCGATCCCGTGGGCAAGCTTAGAAGCCACTACTTTGCGTCATATTTGACTGAAAAGTGGAATGCCCTTAAGTACACTACATCTTGTGACACACCACTGTATTGAAAGGTGTTCATAATCTCCTCTTCATTAGATGTGTATTTGGATCTTCATTCATATTTCCTATGAAGACACAACAATTTTGAATGGTTTAAAGCAACCCTTGCTTCAACTCGAAGTTTTTAGCTTCAATTGGAGGTGGTCTAACACTTGATAAGCCTTGATTGTAGACCGATGTAGCATAATCACCTAGTGATCTCCCAGGCCCGGGATCTATATTTCGAACTGGTCTGCAACCAAGGGTTGATTTTGAGCAATTCTCCGAACCCTCTCTTCTTCATAGATAATCTGCGCATCTCTGATAGCTGCTTCTTCAGCATCCCTTGCAGCTTTTGCTCATTGTTGGGCTGCCTCTCTTGCAGCCAAATCTACGTTATTATCACCGTTTCCAGCCATAGTTCCTTTGGTTGAGGATTGCCTAACCTTTTCTGATGTCTCGATTAGATCTTTCTCTTTTCTCAATTGTTGCAGTTGTTTTTCTATCTCTGGCTCGTATGGTAGCACTTCTTTCGTAGATGCTCAAGTCATGCACCAATCTTAACCTGTAACCTGCGTACAGTCAACGAACACCAAGcgtaaaaagggaaaaataaaataaaatttctgAATTTGCACTGTATTTCAAACACTATTGATCGCCAATCCCTAGCAACGACGCTAAAATTTGACGAACACGAAACACACACTTAAATTATGCTTGCTAATCAAATATAATATATTATAATAACGTATCCATAGGGATTTGAATTAAATAGTATTCTCATACTTTCTAGCTTGATTGCTATCCAATATGATCAACATTTGAGATTTATATGATTaatactaaaattaactaagaatctAAAGCTATTGACTAATGACATTGTCAGCTGCACTTTTTCGGCTGAATCGTTTGTCAGGAACCAATTTCTTTTTTGCTACTTTGTCAGAGTTGTGTTTGTAATGCTCTTGTTTCAGAAATGGGCagtgtttgatgaaatgccctggttTTCCACACTTGTGACAACAATCGTATCCTTTAGTGTTTCTACTAGAACTACCCTTCTTGGGAGTGCCTCCATTTCTACGAACCATTTTCTGAAATCTTTGTGGTCTATTGGTTGATTGATTTTCCTCGttgtttggtggagcagccatgtaAATCCTTtataggtgttaaccttttagaaacaacctgctctgataccaattgttagaaaCTAAGCGTCCACCAGACTGCATAGAGAACTGGattctctatgagtttccactgaaaatactaatgaaccaaactgtatagcattctggtcctatatcagttccCATAGTGCTAACTACTGAACCAATATGTAAATGAGACACACGATAAGTTCCCATTATATAGAGAACCATATTCTCTATAAGTTCCACCTGTAAGCAACAGACTATAAAACCAACTAGTATAGGGAATCGGGTTCTCTAATTGTTCTCACAGTAGCTCGGCAGTaagtaaagaacacagaggatttttacgtggaaaaatcccaactcaaggggaaaaaaaccacgacctacacttttaggcttttaacttcactaacttgtaaacacctatcacaagccactttgtaatgactctattacaaaggattcaactcaactaacttgtggtactctcaccacaaaccactttgtgactctctagttacaaagactttaactaacttgtgatactctcaccacaagccactttgtaataaatctattacaaatacttcaatcactctaacttgtaataacactattacaagccactttataataactctattacaaaggcttTACAACTCGACAAACTCTAGCCAAGATACAAACTTAgagggtttgtgattttgggttttctaaaacacagcttctaataaagcaagataggagttacaaatgaagaacaaataacaaagactcaacaaacctaaggacttaagatatcttcaatcttggatctggtccttgaggttgcagcagctttgttcttAAGAGAGGTTGTAGCAAGCACTTGAGAGAATGTCTTCTTTTTAATTTTGTAAGTGTTAGAAGAATGTCTTGTGCCTTGCACAAGGTTTATACTACAAAATAAATCACAATGGTGATAtcaaatcttggttagtacatgccttttcctaatgggaagtgactgctgcactatCTTCTGCACTGTTGCGTGTACAATTGTAGACAGTCACTTTTTGTAGTTGCTTTCCAGCTATATAGTTCACTTATACTTCTGTCAGGGGAACActaagggatcaggtccctaatctggtttTTGTGAGTCTAAAGGCACACTacccagattatcttgagtcgattaacttgaatgattgtacaaggcatgcttcaggtcctttatctggttctctcatgaagtaagttattttaccttccttgattgtattatatgtgtgtgacatcacttacaatgatgtaagcaaggtaggtaaaaagccttccacagaaagttgactgttgcactgttTCTGTACAATAGCGTGTGCATGCAGCAATTTTACGGTTGGAGAGTTtacttcatacagtctcctcgggaactggtagggacctgttccctcagcTGTTCCTTTCACTGTCAATCTTCCTCTTCATCTTGTAGGTCTTCAAATTTCCAACcagctcttctatggtcagctcctgcaagtcctttgattcagtaataacattcaccttgctttcccaagggCTGGATCCCAACTTGGAACTTTCTGATCTCAAAGTCTTATAagtgtgtaacaggttccttatctatTTCttgatggtaagtttgttagatcatcaaaacataaagtaaagtacttatgcccaagggacttgtaacctatcaatttccacctttttgatgatgacaaacttagaattgatattccccctgagaaccagatctccacattgttccccCTACGAATCAGCCATATTCCCTATGAGAACCAAACCTAAGGAGCGGATCACAACTGGTTTCTCAAGactgtttggcaaatcatcaaaactcaaagtaccataacttatcaatttccccctttttgatgaaaGACAAACCCAGAATTATTCCCTGTGAGAATCAGATTCCTTACATGCACTGATCACATCTGGTCTGTACCCAGTTCGTTGAGAACGTTTATCATCATCAAAACATGACATAGTGTAACTTAGagcaatttccccctttttgatgatgacaaacccaaaATTAATATTCCTCTTAAGAACCAGATTCCTCACATGTTTCCTTACGGATCAGACCTATAAGCAACATATTATCAGCAACGTTCCCCCTGCGAAGCAGAGTTATCTTTCATGCACAACAGACCATATCAATTTGGTTCTGTCCCTCCCCTATGTTGACACCTATATAACTTTCATGCACATCCATCTTTCACCATGCAGAGCTAACTTTCACACCCATGTTGAGCTAACTTTCATGTTGACACCTATataacttcccccttttggcataaTCGAAAAGAGTAACAGAAGAAGCATAaccaaaaagaagttcagcaacattaactcatgccacttgggcaacacaacataaataataacaagaacaacaagtgaatATCATTGCACAAAATAGAGTGATTGCCCATAGTGGAGTAATTATAATAAAATCATAGTATTTTCAACAACAcataatatgacaatttaaacaactaaaGTACCAATGTCATCAAATATAGGGATCAAAAGAAGATAAGAATTCAAGGGAATTTGGAAGGAGTGAAAGACATGGATCACTGGGTAGGAGGAAAAGTAATGGGCTAAGGCCTTGATTGAGCTTGTCCATTCGTTCATTCACTTTCCATTGATCAATGATCATCTGCTCTCTCAGTTCCCCTCCTATTTCCTCAATCTTTCATTCTCACCCTTCAACTTAACATTCTATTCTGCCAAGAGTCCACGAGGACCTGGTTCTCAACCTATCTAAGCAGGTTGAACCATCAATCAGGTCACCAAGaatctccccaagcttcttctcaTAAAGAACAAACTCAGTCCCATGCACATATAGCATCAGAGTATCATATAAAACATAgaagtttttacttcttcttcataaatgtTGGAACTTGGAAGATCAAAGAGGTGATTCTATTTTTGGAACTCAACAATGTcaagaagttcctccattttttccCAGCAATATCAGAGTCAATACTCTGCCTAACATCACTTTTTGAAACTTCTGAGTCTTCTACCTCTCCAAACCTGATGACTCAACCTTTTGCTTCTGTAAGGAACCAGGTTTCTCACTCACACTACCCTTTCTTTCCCAGAGCGTCCATgcctccctcttcttcttctcaatctgTTCACCCTTATCATCTGCTACATCTTTCTCAGCCAACTTTCTTTTctccaattattattatttttttgcttATTACTTAATTCTCTCTTTcacaattacatcagcaggtcaCACCACATCATCATCAATCTGCCTGCTTTTCATCAATCCTCTTTACTGGATCGAAAGTTCGTTTAAACACAAAACTTCAAAGAGAAGAAGATCATCATTAAAATTGACTTCATGTGAAGGGCTTGAGGGATCAAGTTTCTCATTCAGTCCTCACATTTACCAATTTTTCCATCCTTCAAGACTTTCACAAATCCAATAATAACTCCAGCCTCACGCTCTAGAATATTAGATCTACCCTGTTTCCTTTCAGTTAAACTTCCATCAAAATCTACCAAGGgctttttggggttttgattctAATGGAGTTAGGATTTTGGAAAGTGAGAGAGTTGGGTTTACTTCTGGCATATTTGAGAAGAAGGATTCTTTTGAGAcaaggttgattttggttttgaataAAAGAATCAGTTTTAGTTGAGTGTAAGATAAAGAAGTTCCTTTTTGGGGTAACGGGTTAGTTCagaaaaggtttaacattttggaCTTCAAAAGTTAGGAGGAGAGGCAAGAGAAAGGCAGAAATAAATTAATGACATGACACTTCAGCAGCTTAAAAAGGCATATAAGTATTGGAGAGACTACTAACCTGAGTCataggaaccaggttccttgatagtttttgaaaattttgagcaaAGACTCCCAGAAGTGCAATGTCACTCTTACTTGTTTTGTCCTGAAACTGCCGTATGTGTATCCCTGTAACAGtatagatttgagttagatgTCGGCGAAAAATACTTTTTAGCATTGTACCTTTCCTTATTAACATAGCCCAATTATCAAGGGACCAGGTCCTTAGTTGAGCTTGATCAACCCCAACTCCGGacgatttctttcaaaatgttcagTGCCAGCGCCTTGGTGAAGAAGTCTACTACCCCGTCCTCCGTCTTCTAGAATTTCATACAAATCAGAATCTTTTCCATATTATCCCTCAAAAAGTGATGATCACGTCAATGCACTTTGTCCTATTGTATTGTACCGGGTTCAAGCTATAAATACACTAAAGTCTTCAAGATGTTGCTTGATCTATAGTGAATGAGCATAGCACGAGGAAAATGCAACATATTCTGCTTCAGATGTTGAGAGAGCTATGGAGTTTTGTTTCCTAGTACCCCATGAGATAAAACATAATCCAAGGAAATGAGCCATTCCAAATGTGCTTTTCCTGTCCACCAGATATCCTGCATAATTAGTCAGCATAACCAATAAGGTTGAAATTGTCACCTGAAGGATAGTACAGAACCAGGTTCTGTATCCCCTTAAAATAACTTAGAATTCTCTTAGCtgccttcagatgagattccttagaATTTGATTGGAACCTTGCACATAATCCCACACTAAATACAATGTCTGACCTGTTGGCAGTAAGGTAGAGTAGAGATCCAATGATTcccctttgatgcttccatatcaaaccttTTCAAGAGTTCTTTGATGCTTTTTTGCTGACCGATACACGTTCCTTTTATGGACTGCTTCACTTGAAGACCTAGGAAGACattcagttcccccatcatactcatttcaaactcacttcctaTGAATTTAGCAAATTCTTCGCATAATGAGTTAGTTGTAGCTCCAAATATGATGTCATCCACAAAAATCTGAACTATGAGCAGGTTCCTTACCAGTTTCTTCAAAGACAGTGTATTGTCAATCTTTCCTCTTTTGAAGCCATTTTCCAAGAGAAACTTGGATAGTCTCTCGTACCGGCTCTAGGGGAATGCTTCAACCCCTACAGTGCCTTATCCAATTTGAATACATGTTTAGGGTGTACATGACGTTCAAAACCTGGAGATAACTTGatatagacttcttccttgagaAAAACATTCAGAAAGACACTCTTCACAACCATTTGGAATAATTCCATATGTGAAGCAAAGGCAATGAGGATCCTAGTAGCTTCCATGTGAGCTACTGtggcaaaagtctcatcataatcgatCCTTTCCTCCTGATTGTATACTTGGACAACAAGCCTTGCTTTGTTCTTTATAGTATTTCCTTGTTCATCCAGCttattcctgaatacccacctggtcccTATGATGGTTCTGTCTGAGGGTCTAGGTACCGGGTGCCATACcttgtttctttcaaattgatgcaGTTCCTTTTGCATTGCAATAGATTTCTCTGCACTCCTTGATCTGTTACTTGTGGAGTGCCTTGCGCTGTATCTCCAACTCTTTCTTCAACTTCAGTGGTAGTAATTGGGGTACTAGGTTTCTCTTGAGAAGTGGAAGAGGATGTGACATTGTCTTCACTTGCCTCCTTCATCTGGCTCATCATATCAGCCTTGCCATTTGAAACATCAGATATTTACCTTAGTACATGCATCACACACTCTGTGCTCCTTGAAATTTGACTTGAGCAGATCACGAACTAGGTCCTTCTTGACTAATTTGTTCAACAGCGTGAAACTTGCATGACCCAGCCTTctgtgccatagttcagcatTATCATTAACAACACTCAGACAACTAAGATTTCCTTGTCACAGATTTGGGAAAAACCCAGCAAGCTATACTTCAACCCCTTCATGAAGTACGCATGTTCAATAAAGCGGGAAAGAGGCTTCTCGATCCTTCCAACTCCCAGAATGTATCCCTTCTTGCCATTTTCAAAAGATACACTCCCTCATTGCAGGGCCTTCAGTGAAAGGAAATCATTTGTACTTCCAGTCATGAGCTCCAAGCAATCCCTATCCATGTACCACTGTTGACTGCTCCCTCTCACTATTCCCTGCACACTACATCAAtgattagacttaggaacccaagccAGCTTGGGTCCCTTATAATGATAGAATGGGCAGATCAAACTTCTTTTTGCCCATACAGGCaacacatattttcttttcagggaaccaggttcctcatcagTACGCCTCTTTTCAACAAAAACTTTGTTTTTCTGTAAAGACTGAATTTTAACTTTACAAGAGTCCTTGTAATGACCAGTTTGACCATAGTGAGTGCACAACCTATTATCAGCCACAATTACATACTTCCTATGGGGATTATAGGAGGTTTTAGCCTTTTGAAACCCGATGTCTTGCCTGTTTCCACCAGTATTCCTGTACATAGACGTTATTACATTAGAGGACCGGGTCCATTTAAGTGACTTATCAAtatcatttttaaccctttttaaatcCTCCTGAAGTTGTATATTCTTTTCAAGCTCAGCAACAAGATTTGTTTTAACTTTCTTAAGCTcactctcaagctcaagttgagccTTACTAGCCACTTCCTCTTCCTCAGTGTTGTCCAtccattttttgtttgttttttcatcAAGTTATGTTCTATAGTTACTTCTTCCACTTGTTCCCTTAAATCTACAATGGAAACTACCATATCATCCCTTTCTTGCTCAGTAGCTGCAATTTTCTCTACTAGAGTATTCTTTTCTTTGCTAAGGTTCTCTATGGTTTCCTTCAAGTCAACAACTACTGCCATcaaatcatctctagattgttcagcaTCTCCTAGCTCTATGATTAGGGCATATTTATcattaacaaaactataatatgtatcaattagaacatttgctaATGCCATCAATTTCTTCGAAGAGTAGgacttcagatttctctgaacatccctgaaatttacctcattaTTGTCATCCTCTTCATCCTCATAGGACTGAGCCATCAATGCAAACAATGAATCATCTTCCTTTGCTTCATTTCCCCCTGCCATCATGGAGCTGCTTCCTGCATCTGGTTCCTCTTCTGATTCgctggaggagtctccccatgcaACAAGAGCTTGCTTCACAACATTGTCAGCTGCACGTTTTCAGCTAAATCGTTTGTCAAGGACCGGGTTCCTTTTTGCTACTTTGTCAGAGTTGTGTTTGTAATGCTTTTGTTTCAGAAAtgggcagtctttgatgaaatgccctggttTTCCGCACTTGTGACAACAATCGTATCCTTTAGTGTTTCTGCTAGAACTACCCTTCTCGGGAGTGCCTCCATTTCTACGAACCATTTTCTAAAATCTTTGTGGTCTATTGGTTAATTGACTTTCCTCGAAGTTTGGTGGAGCAACCAtgtagatcctttctaggtgttaaccttttagaaataACCTGCTCTAATACGAATTGTTAGAAACTAAGCGTCCACCAGACTGCatagagaaccgggttctctatgagtttccatTGAAAATACTAATGAACCAAGCTGTATAGCGttctggtcctatatcagttccCATAGTGCTAACTACTGAACCAGTAAATACTCCACAATGAgcggctacacgtgacattaatgcatagtcatcatatcccatgtctacccttcctatccccttattggtcatgcaaagtgagtgtttggtcaatgattcctattgtgtgctgctacccgtcccttcttaatagtcctggAGGGAGTTATGACCTCtgcctataggtagttctagacgtacccctaaggtttagacatgcgaaaattctaaggcgacagtcaaaacatttaggactttcatataatgggagcaattaagaggctcagggtttcctcctcaaacaaacacacaagaaacacgactcaaacacagttaaggtcttttattaatcaatttcctaaagcaggatatctaagcGAATATGCAGAAACAAACAAAAACTTTTCAGACTCAGAAGTTATACCCTAGTAGTTGCCCAGGGACTCTTTTAaaagcctgttaggatcagaaaCGTTAAGCGACAGAGACAGTTTCAGAGGAATGCAaattttgaaaacgccctaaggcttgcctatatgcagaataCTGGTTGTCTATAT encodes the following:
- the LOC138870695 gene encoding uncharacterized protein, whose translation is MAAPPNNEENQSTNRPQRFQKMVRRNGGTPKKGSSSRNTKGYDCCHKCGKPGHFIKHCPFLKQEHYKHNSDKVAKKKLVPDKRFSRKSAADNVISYRLRLVHDLSIYERSATIRARDRKTTATIEKRERSNRDIRKGVAIRNIEKEVGQIAKILSERVPGTLPADTERNPKEIVNVVTLRSGQVLKDPTLKQKDVILEKESVEQLKNDVDKKKKGQMKAEKKNKRETSRREEHDVSEHCLP